A region of Lycium barbarum isolate Lr01 chromosome 1, ASM1917538v2, whole genome shotgun sequence DNA encodes the following proteins:
- the LOC132609250 gene encoding uncharacterized protein LOC132609250 — protein sequence MASSSQRSVKNYFTKVPKSSVASSSQPNQEANANHSEVPLPSSQVFDLSTLNYDPGERTPILDYHPNHRDVIRRAYLINGPCQPRLLQHEYPQTNISGSMRRFNSEWFDDVYHDWLEYSVSKDAVYCLYCYLFKGYNTNQGGGEIFSTVGFKSWQKKKNLGKHIGLPNSPHNQSKKKCQDLLRVQQSIHFALEMQFSQFKHAYLVRLSASVDVVRLLITQGLTFRGHDESKSSLSRGNFLQILSWYAKKCDNIRDYVLEHAPQNDQMTSPMIQKDIVSACKIETIKAILEELNGDYFSLLVDESFDVSRKEQMAIVLRYIDRNGFVMERLLDIVHVQDTSALSLKRAIVNLLAQHSLSLSYVRGQCYDGASNMQGEINGLKMLIRQESRSAHSIHCFAHQLQLTLVAVSKKCIEVGKLVVLVSNILNVLGSSFKRMDEFRDSQKERIQEALDLGELTTGSGLNQELGLSRACDTRWGSHFKSFNNFILMFGSILNVLESLVLDARLLDERAKAMGYLEACRTYEVAFMLHLMSDVLAITNELNKCLQKKEQDLANAMLLVEVAKIRLQAYRDEEWDSLIARVSLFCIKHEILVPNFEEPYVSSLRSRRRLGDNKVSHHYRVEVFCNIIDWQLQELKDCFGEATTDLLHGISCLNPIDLFSSFDIRKIMKMAKLYPDDFNEFNMGSLENQLASYIIDVRDVDERFYNLKGLCDLSKKLVQTKKHSNYPLVFRLVKLALLLPVATASVERAFSAMKFIKNDLRSQMSDDFFSGCLVPYLEKDVFDNVSNDAIIKTFQDMKPRRVQL from the coding sequence TCTCAACGTTCAGTGAAGAACTATTTTACGAAAGTACCGAAATCAAGTGTAGCTTCTTCTAGTCAACCTAACCAGGAAGCAAATGCCAACCATTCAGAAGTACCATTACCTTCTTCTCAGGTATTTGATTTGAGTACTTTAAATTATGATCCGGGTGAAAGAACCCCAATCTTGGACTATCATCCAAATCATCGTGATGTTATTAGAAGAGCATACCTTATTAATGGTCCTTGTCAACCTCGGTTGCTTCAGCATGAGTATCCTCAAACGAATATTTCTGGATCAATGCGCCGTTTTAATTCTGAATGGTTTGATGATGTATATCATGATTGGTTGGAGTATAGTGTTAGTAAAGATGCAGTCTATTGTTTGTATTGTTATCTATTTAAAGGCTACAACACCAATCAAGGTGGGGGTGAAATATTTTCAACTGTTGGGTTTAAGAGTTGGCAGAAAAAAAAGAATCTTGGAAAACATATTGGTCTACCGAACAGCCCACATAACCAGTCAAAAAAGAAATGTCAAGATTTATTGCGGGTACAACAGTCTATTCATTTTGCACTTGAGATGCAATTTAGTCAATTTAAGCATGCGTATTTGGTCCGCTTAAGTGCTTCCGTTGATGTAGTAAGACTTCTTATAACTCAAGGATTGACATTTCGAGGTCATGATGAATCTAAATCATCACTTAGTAGGGgtaattttcttcaaattctctCATGGTATGCGAAAAAGTGTGATAATATTCGTGATTATGTACTGGAACATGCTCCTCAAAATGATCAAATGACTTCTCCAATGATTCAAAAAGATATTGTGAGTGCTTGTAAGATAGAAACAATTAAAGCTATTCTTGAGGAATTAAATGGTGACTACTTTTCTTTACTAGTTGATGAGTCTTTTGATGTATCACGCAAGGAGCAAATGGCTATTGTCTTACGATATATTGATAGAAATGGATTTGTGATGGAGCGGCTTCTTGACATTGTTCATGTTCAAGATACTAGTGCTTTATCTCTAAAGAGGGCAATTGTTAATTTACTTGCTCAACATTCCTTAAGTCTATCATATGTGCGTGGACAATGTTACGATGGGGCAAGCAATATGCAAGGTGAGATCAATGGCCTTAAAATGTTGATTAGGCAAGAAAGTAGATCAGCCCATTCCATTCATTGTTTTgctcatcaacttcaactaaCTCTTGTTGCGGTCTCGAAAAAATGTATTGAAGTGGGAAAACTTGTAGTGCTGGTTTCAAATATTTTGAATGTATTGGGATCTTCTTTTAAGCGTATGGATGAATTTCGAGATTCTCAAAAAGAAAGAATTCAAGAGGCACTAGATTTGGGTGAGCTTACAACCGGTAGTGGCTTGAATCAAGAACTTGGTCTTTCAAGAGCTTGTGATACGCGTTGGGGATCTCATTTTAAATCTTTCAACAATTTTATTCTTATGTTTGGCTCTATTCTTAATGTTCTTGAATCACTTGTTCTTGATGCACGATTATTGGATGAAAGAGCCAAGGCAATGGGATATCTTGAAGCTTGTCGAACATATGAGGTTGCGTTCATGTTGCATTTGATGAGTGATGTTTTAGCAATCACAAATGAGCTTAATAAATGCTTACAAAAAAAGGAGCAAGATTTGGCAAATGCCATGTTACTTGTTGAAGTAGCAAAAATAAGGTTGCAAGCATATAGGGATGAAGAATGGGATTCTCTTATTGCTAGGGTGTCTTTGTTTTGTATCAAGCATGAAATTTTGGTACCTAACTTTGAGGAGCCATATGTTAGCTCTTTAAGATCACGAAGGAGACTTGGTGACAATAAAGTCTCTCATCATTATCGTGTTGAGGTATTTTGCAATATTATTGATTGGCAACTTCAAgaacttaaagattgttttggcgAAGCGACGACTGATTTGCTTCATGGAATTTCTTGTTTGAATCCAATTGACTTGTTTTCAAGTTTTGATATCAGGAAAATAATGAAAATGGCTAAATTATATCCTGATGACTTTAATGAATTCAATATGGGTTCTCTTGAGAATCAACTTGCAAGTTACATTATTGATGTTCGTGATGTTGATGAAAGGTTCTACAATCTAAAAGGGCTTTGTGATCTTTCAAAAAAATTAGTTCAGACAAAGAAGCATTCAAATTATCCTCTTGTATTCCGCTTAGTGAAACTTGCTTTGCTTCTGCCGGTTGCCACTGCATCCGTTGAAAGAGCTTTTTCAGCAATGAAGTTTATCAAGAATGACTTGCGGAGTCAAATGAGTGATGATTTTTTTAGCGGTTGTTTGGTGCCTTATCTAGAAAAAGATGTATTTGATAATGtttctaatgatgctattattaagACATTTCAAGATATGAAACCTCGTAGAGTACAATTGTGA